AGGTCGCGCCAGGCCACGCGGACCCACAGGTCCTCCGGCTGCCACAGGTCACCGACGGCGTACGGGGGTTGGAGCTGCCGTCCCGCCGCCCGTTCCCTCGCGGAAGGCTCCCTGGGAGCGGAGGCGCGTATGGCCTGCTCGCTGTCCGTGAGGAACCTCAGCCACACGTCGTCCGGGATCGGGGGAGTGCCGTCCGGCTCGTCGGGCGTTCCCCGTCCGCCGCCCGGTCGTTCGGTGGTCACGTCCCGTCATCTCCTCTCCGACCATCGGCCTGATCGCTGCGCAACGCAAGATCAGTATGCCGCCCGGTACGCGAGGTCGCTCCTTCACGGGTGCCGATGCACCGCGTGCGAGACCGACTTGGTACCGCCGCGTGCGGTGAGGCCGCCGTCGGCCGGGCCAGGATCGTGATGACCCGGGAGCACCGTGGTGTCAGGCGACGGCGGGTGCCTCCGGCAGGACGTGGTCGCCGACCTTGTCGGTGCTCAGGCACAGCGAGCAGACGACGGCGTCGTGCGTCCGGCAGGCGGCCACGTCCGGCCTCTCGAACGTCTGCCGGCACACGTGGCACTCGTAGGTGACGGCACTGGGGTTGCCGTCCTCGTCCAGGAGCGGCTCGGCGATGCCGTCGTCGGTGCGGCGCAGGTAGTACCTGCCCTTGGTGACCACGGCCATCAGCGGGGTGAGGACGAACGCGATGACGGCGGCGGCGACGGGGGAGTACGGCTGGAGGGCGTCGCCCAGCGTGTGGAAGTACATGGCGATGGACAGCCCGGAGGCGGCGACGAAGGCGACGACCCCGACCGGGTTGACGGCGTAGAGCATGCCGCGGCGGAACTCGGGTGCGTGCGGGGACAGCTTCAGCACGTACTTGTTGATGCCGATGTCGGTGGCCACGGTGACCACCCAGGCGATCGCGCAGTTCGAGTAGAAGCCCAGGGTGCCGTTGAGGAAGCTGAACATGTCGGCCTCCATCAGGGCGAGCGCGAAGCCCAGGTTGACCAGGACGAAGACCAGCCGGCCCGGGTAGCGCCTCGTGACGCGGGTGAAGGAGTTGGTCCAGGCGAGGGAGCCGGAGTACGCGTTCGTCACGTTGATCTTGATCTGGCTGATCACGACCAGGGCCACGGCCAGCGGGAGGACGAGCCAGGACGGCATCATCGCGTCGAAGGCGTGCTTGAACTGCTGGATCGGCTCGGGTGCGGCGGCGGGACCGACCTCGGCGATGATGTAGACCGCGAGGAACACGCCGATGGCCTGCTTCAGCGCGCCCAGCACCACCCAGCCCGGCCCGGCCATCACCACGGCCGTCCACCAACTCCGCTTGTTCGCCTCGGTCTTGGGCGGCATGAAGCGCAGGTAGTCGATCTGCTCGCCGATCTGCGCGATCAGCGACAGACACACGCCCGCGCCCAGCAGCACGGAGGCGGTGTTGACGCCGCCGTCCCCGTCGGTGCCCGCGTAGGCGAGGAAGCGGTCGACGGTCCCCGGGTCGGTGGCGACCAGGTACACCAGCGGGCCGACCATCAGCAGCAGCCAGATCGGCGTGGTCCACACCTGGAGCTTGCTCAGCGCGGTCATGCCGTAGATGACCAGCGGGATCACCATGACCGTGGACACCAAGTACCCCAGCCACAGCGGCAGTCCGAGGCCCAGCTTCAGGCCCTGAGCCATGATCGAGCCTTCGAGGGCGAAGAAGATGAAGGTGAAGCTGGCGAAGATGACGCTGGTGAGGACCGAGCCGAAGTAGCCGAAGCCCGAGCCGCGCGTGATCAGGTCCAGGTCGATGTTGTAGCGGGCCCCGTAGTAGGCCAGTGGGAAGCCGGTCACGAAGATGACGACGGCGGCGACGGCGATCGCCAGCAGCGCGTTGCCGGTCCCGTGGGCCAGACCGATGCCGGCTCCGATGGAGAAGTCGGCCATGTAGGCGATGCCGCCCAGCGCGGTTGTCGCCACCACCATCGGGGTCCAGCGCCGGTAACTGCGCGGCGCGAAGCGGAGCGTGTAGTCCTCGAGGGTCTCCTTGACGGCCTGGTCGGCGCCCGGCGCTGCCTTCTGCGCGGGTTCCGGCTCGGCGACCTCGGCCAGTCGTGGCTCGGCACTCATGCCACGCCTCCTTGCTGCGGGTTGGGGACTGACAAGGCAGGCACGCTAGGCAGCGGTCGTTACCCCTAAATACTTCCTGGGTGAAGGGAATGTTTCGGAGGCGCCTCACCAGGGCCGGAGGCTGTTCCACGACACCGCGAAAAGGGCCCGTGCACAAGGCACGGGCCCTTCTGTCCGGCGCGTGACGCCTACGTGCGGTCACCCTTCGGCTTGCCCCGCTGGTCGGGCGTGCCGTGCGGCGGCGGGCTGAACGGCTGCGGGGACGTGGCGGGCGACACCGGAGAGCCTCCGTGTCCCTCGCCCGTCTCGGGACGCAGGGCGCCCGGATCGCCGGACGTCGGCTCCGCGCCCTCGCGCAACTGCTCGAGACGGGATCCCAGCAGCTCGGTCACCGGCAGCCGGTCGGCGTGCGACCGCTCGTACGCCAGCAGTTCCTCCACCTCGTCCGCGGACAGCGACCGCACCCGGCTCTCCAGGCCGCCGATCGGCAGATGGTCGTAGTCCGGCAGCGGCAGCGTGTTGCGGGCGGGATCGGCCATGGTTCTCACTTCCCTGTGTACGGCGTGTACGACGTGTTCACGTACGACGTGGGCCTACGGAGCGGAGTGCCGCGAGGAGCGGGGATCAGCGGCCGCCCGGGCCACCGCTGCCGAACGAGCCGCTGCTGCCCTCGTTCCAGCGGGGACGCTCCTGGGTCGGGCTCCTCCGGTCGCTCTGGTTGCCGTGCGACTTCAGCTCGTGCGGCGTCAGGCGACCCTGGCCGCGGGGCACCTCGTCGGGCTCCCGCTGCTCCCTCGTCTCCCGGACGGGACCCCCGTCCGGCACCCTGGGCTGCTCCTCGGGCCGCGGCGGGCGCCGGCGCTTGTGCCGGACGCCCAGGATGAAGGCACCCAGCAGCAGGGCCACGACCGCCAGACCCGTCACGACGAACCCGAAGCCGGGGGCGTCGCCGCCCGCGGCCATCTCCATCC
This region of Streptomyces caelestis genomic DNA includes:
- a CDS encoding purine-cytosine permease family protein, giving the protein MSAEPRLAEVAEPEPAQKAAPGADQAVKETLEDYTLRFAPRSYRRWTPMVVATTALGGIAYMADFSIGAGIGLAHGTGNALLAIAVAAVVIFVTGFPLAYYGARYNIDLDLITRGSGFGYFGSVLTSVIFASFTFIFFALEGSIMAQGLKLGLGLPLWLGYLVSTVMVIPLVIYGMTALSKLQVWTTPIWLLLMVGPLVYLVATDPGTVDRFLAYAGTDGDGGVNTASVLLGAGVCLSLIAQIGEQIDYLRFMPPKTEANKRSWWTAVVMAGPGWVVLGALKQAIGVFLAVYIIAEVGPAAAPEPIQQFKHAFDAMMPSWLVLPLAVALVVISQIKINVTNAYSGSLAWTNSFTRVTRRYPGRLVFVLVNLGFALALMEADMFSFLNGTLGFYSNCAIAWVVTVATDIGINKYVLKLSPHAPEFRRGMLYAVNPVGVVAFVAASGLSIAMYFHTLGDALQPYSPVAAAVIAFVLTPLMAVVTKGRYYLRRTDDGIAEPLLDEDGNPSAVTYECHVCRQTFERPDVAACRTHDAVVCSLCLSTDKVGDHVLPEAPAVA
- a CDS encoding DUF6479 family protein translates to MTTAWMEMAAGGDAPGFGFVVTGLAVVALLLGAFILGVRHKRRRPPRPEEQPRVPDGGPVRETREQREPDEVPRGQGRLTPHELKSHGNQSDRRSPTQERPRWNEGSSGSFGSGGPGGR